In one Trichlorobacter lovleyi SZ genomic region, the following are encoded:
- a CDS encoding helix-turn-helix transcriptional regulator, with protein sequence MEDRLVRVKELAQILSVSRSKIWDDVAKGKFPKPFKLSEKTTVWKMSAIQAHLESLGG encoded by the coding sequence ATGGAAGACAGATTGGTACGAGTGAAGGAGTTAGCCCAGATTCTATCGGTGTCGAGATCAAAAATCTGGGATGATGTGGCCAAAGGCAAATTCCCAAAACCGTTCAAGCTCTCAGAGAAAACAACGGTCTGGAAGATGTCCGCAATTCAGGCGCACCTTGAAAGTTTAGGGGGTTAG
- a CDS encoding DUF4189 domain-containing protein produces the protein MPKRCLILFLVLFVLSPSISCARGAIAVDDSRGGGALIFAIVVGASSDNEAAKAALSKCISKGGTKCQVLQTFERCGAVSASNKSYGIGWGIRGRNARIMSLRNCGSDECSVVDNQCEDY, from the coding sequence ATGCCCAAAAGATGCCTGATTCTGTTCCTGGTTCTGTTTGTCTTGTCTCCATCCATCTCGTGTGCCCGGGGTGCGATTGCTGTTGATGACAGCCGGGGAGGGGGGGCGCTGATATTTGCCATAGTGGTTGGGGCCTCTTCTGATAATGAAGCAGCTAAGGCCGCGCTCTCAAAATGTATCTCCAAGGGGGGGACCAAGTGCCAGGTGCTGCAGACTTTTGAGCGGTGTGGTGCTGTTTCCGCCTCGAACAAGTCATATGGAATCGGTTGGGGTATCAGGGGGAGAAATGCACGGATAATGTCGCTTCGCAACTGCGGGAGTGATGAATGCAGTGTGGTTGACAACCAATGTGAAGATTACTGA
- a CDS encoding radical SAM/SPASM domain-containing protein → MASDYIPKWIAWETTQKCNLRCVHCRCSSESTSSEGDFTTDEGKRLLEEIAAFSKPVVVLSGGEPLMRPDIFELAEHGTSLGLRMCMATNGALVTDEVCHKMKQADIKMVSLSLDGSTAAVHDDFRQCVGAFEGVVRAADAFRRNGQKFLINSSFTKRNQHDIAETFKLAKSLGATAWYMFMIVPTGRGEEIMNELISKEDYEEILEWHYQQEKLEDDILMRPTCAPHYYRFVPQRAKQEGVKFERRSLTFSTGGGKGCIAAQSICLIDCFGNVKPCSYFHRVAGNVKTTPFREIWENSEIFKDLRDFKAYKGKCGECEFINVCGGCRARADAVYGDYMAEEPFCNYVPIRLQK, encoded by the coding sequence ATGGCATCTGACTATATACCTAAATGGATTGCTTGGGAGACAACGCAAAAGTGTAACCTGCGTTGCGTGCATTGTCGCTGTTCCTCTGAGTCAACTTCCTCAGAAGGAGACTTTACAACCGACGAAGGCAAGCGGTTGCTCGAAGAGATTGCGGCATTTTCTAAGCCGGTGGTGGTGCTTTCGGGTGGCGAGCCGTTGATGCGTCCGGATATCTTTGAGCTGGCAGAACATGGGACCTCGCTCGGCCTGAGGATGTGCATGGCAACCAACGGGGCGCTGGTCACTGATGAGGTCTGTCATAAGATGAAGCAGGCCGATATCAAGATGGTGTCGCTATCGCTGGATGGTTCGACTGCGGCTGTACATGATGATTTTCGCCAGTGTGTCGGTGCGTTTGAGGGGGTTGTTCGCGCAGCAGACGCGTTTCGGCGTAACGGTCAAAAATTTTTGATCAATTCATCGTTTACTAAGCGTAATCAGCATGACATCGCTGAAACCTTCAAGCTTGCCAAGTCCCTTGGGGCAACAGCATGGTATATGTTCATGATCGTGCCGACCGGGCGCGGCGAAGAGATTATGAACGAACTGATCAGCAAAGAGGATTACGAGGAGATACTGGAGTGGCACTACCAGCAGGAGAAGCTGGAGGATGATATACTGATGCGTCCCACCTGTGCACCTCACTACTATCGTTTTGTGCCTCAACGGGCAAAACAGGAAGGGGTCAAGTTTGAGCGCAGAAGCCTCACCTTCTCAACGGGTGGCGGGAAAGGCTGTATTGCCGCACAAAGTATCTGTCTGATTGACTGTTTTGGTAATGTCAAACCCTGCTCGTACTTTCACCGGGTGGCTGGAAATGTTAAGACAACCCCCTTCCGGGAGATCTGGGAGAATTCGGAGATATTTAAGGATCTACGTGATTTCAAGGCGTATAAAGGGAAGTGTGGGGAATGCGAGTTTATTAATGTCTGCGGAGGCTGCCGGGCCAGGGCTGATGCGGTCTATGGTGACTATATGGCTGAAGAGCCATTCTGCAACTACGTGCCAATTCGATTGCAGAAATAA
- a CDS encoding roadblock/LC7 domain-containing protein: protein MSNSQMVMYDEEFQEINIVIERLLKDSNSKVIFLVDKNGQLISGVGETERFDTTSLASLTAGNIAATGGLAKLIGEKEFSILFHEGEKDNLHISIVGGRVILVVLFDNRSSLGLVRLRVKKASEELSVIFEKLMKKSDEKVKSGTSFPFAEITDDDIDNLFS, encoded by the coding sequence ATGTCCAACTCGCAGATGGTCATGTATGATGAAGAGTTTCAGGAAATCAATATTGTCATTGAGCGACTCCTCAAAGATTCAAACTCAAAGGTCATCTTCCTTGTCGACAAAAACGGCCAGTTGATTTCCGGAGTCGGCGAGACTGAGCGGTTTGACACGACGTCACTTGCATCACTAACGGCAGGCAACATTGCCGCAACTGGCGGCCTTGCAAAACTGATCGGCGAAAAAGAGTTCTCCATCCTCTTCCACGAAGGAGAAAAAGACAACCTACATATTTCCATTGTTGGTGGCCGCGTCATTCTGGTTGTGTTGTTTGATAATCGTTCTTCGCTCGGGCTGGTAAGGTTACGGGTCAAAAAGGCCTCTGAAGAACTGTCTGTAATCTTTGAAAAGCTGATGAAGAAGTCGGATGAGAAAGTCAAGTCAGGCACTTCATTTCCTTTTGCTGAAATCACGGACGACGATATCGACAACCTGTTCAGCTAA
- a CDS encoding GTP-binding protein: MSFINYASREINCKIVYYGPGLCGKTTNLQHVYAKTAPEAKGKMISLATETERTLFFDFLPLALGEIRGFKTRFHLYTVPGQVFYDASRKLILKGVDGIVFVADSQEERMDANIESLDNLRHNLKEQGYDLDKLPYVVQYNKRDLPNAVSVDELRRELNPTNVPDFEACASTGEGVFETLKAVAKLILVDLKKGR; encoded by the coding sequence ATGTCATTCATCAACTATGCTTCACGCGAGATAAACTGCAAAATTGTCTATTACGGACCAGGTCTTTGCGGTAAAACCACTAATTTACAGCATGTTTACGCTAAAACAGCCCCAGAGGCCAAGGGCAAGATGATCAGCCTGGCAACGGAGACAGAAAGAACCCTCTTCTTTGACTTCCTGCCTTTGGCACTTGGCGAGATCAGAGGCTTCAAAACCCGCTTTCACCTGTACACGGTACCAGGACAGGTCTTTTATGACGCTTCCCGCAAACTGATCCTTAAAGGAGTTGACGGTATTGTCTTTGTCGCAGACTCTCAGGAAGAACGAATGGATGCCAACATCGAGTCACTCGACAACCTTCGTCACAACCTGAAAGAACAGGGCTATGACCTCGACAAGCTGCCCTACGTAGTCCAGTACAATAAGCGAGACCTTCCCAATGCTGTTTCTGTTGATGAGCTACGCAGGGAGCTAAACCCCACGAATGTACCTGATTTTGAGGCCTGTGCCTCAACCGGAGAAGGCGTTTTTGAAACCTTGAAAGCCGTAGCCAAATTAATTCTTGTTGATCTCAAAAAAGGTCGCTAA
- a CDS encoding NADH-quinone oxidoreductase subunit N yields MDINVAQLFQTINLNVIMPEVILSVLGMALLLVNVFVPSKSKGYLAWLSLIGIVGAGFAAVTGWGTTVSSFSDSVVLDNFAIFFKIIFLLAAGLAVLISDQYMSREECNHGELYPIILFTTVGMMLMAAATDLMTIFLGLELMSISLYVLAGFNRDSIKSNEAGMKYFLLGAFSTGFLLYGMALIYGVTGTTRVAKIASLVTQVGGASNTMLLIGMFLMLTGFLFKIAAAPFHMWTPDVYEGAPTPMTAFMSAGPKAAGFAAMLRLLLVAFPAMIADWSDLLWILAVLTMTVGNFTALRQDNIKRMLAYSSIAHAGYCLVGFASGTATGTSGILFYMLSYTFMNIGAFAVIVLVGKKGEPNGTVMDYAGLGHKRPLLALAMTVFMFSLAGMPPTAGFIGKFYLFSGAVQAGYIWLAIIGVLNSAASVYYYLRVIVYMYFKPGEEEFDWFNVTAPVALALVVSAAGSLIPGIIPSMILQFAQQAVKLI; encoded by the coding sequence ATGGATATCAATGTAGCTCAACTCTTTCAGACGATTAACCTGAATGTCATCATGCCTGAGGTGATACTCTCAGTGCTCGGTATGGCGCTTCTTCTGGTTAACGTCTTCGTTCCCTCCAAGTCCAAAGGCTATCTCGCCTGGCTGAGCCTGATCGGTATCGTCGGTGCAGGTTTTGCCGCAGTAACCGGCTGGGGTACGACTGTTTCAAGTTTCAGCGATTCAGTGGTGCTGGATAATTTTGCAATCTTCTTCAAGATTATCTTCCTGTTGGCTGCAGGCCTTGCTGTACTGATCAGCGATCAATACATGTCCCGTGAAGAGTGTAACCACGGTGAGTTGTATCCAATCATCCTGTTTACTACTGTTGGTATGATGTTGATGGCTGCTGCAACAGATCTGATGACCATCTTCCTCGGTCTGGAACTGATGTCCATCTCGTTGTATGTGCTGGCAGGCTTTAATCGTGATAGTATCAAATCCAATGAAGCCGGCATGAAATATTTTCTGCTGGGCGCCTTTTCAACCGGTTTCCTGCTCTACGGTATGGCACTCATTTATGGTGTCACCGGTACGACCCGTGTTGCCAAGATTGCCTCACTTGTCACTCAGGTAGGCGGCGCCAGCAACACCATGCTGTTGATCGGCATGTTCCTGATGCTTACCGGCTTCCTGTTCAAGATTGCTGCCGCTCCGTTCCATATGTGGACTCCTGATGTCTACGAAGGTGCTCCTACCCCAATGACCGCCTTCATGTCTGCAGGCCCGAAGGCCGCTGGCTTTGCCGCCATGTTGCGTCTGTTGCTGGTTGCATTCCCTGCCATGATCGCCGACTGGAGTGACCTGCTCTGGATTCTTGCTGTACTTACCATGACGGTTGGTAACTTCACCGCGCTTCGTCAGGACAATATCAAACGGATGCTGGCGTACTCTTCAATTGCCCATGCCGGCTATTGTCTCGTAGGTTTTGCCTCCGGAACGGCAACAGGTACCTCAGGTATCCTGTTCTATATGCTCTCCTACACCTTTATGAACATCGGCGCATTTGCGGTGATTGTCCTGGTAGGTAAGAAGGGCGAGCCTAACGGCACTGTTATGGATTATGCCGGTCTTGGCCATAAGCGCCCCTTGCTTGCGCTTGCCATGACTGTTTTTATGTTCTCGCTGGCCGGTATGCCTCCTACTGCAGGCTTCATCGGTAAGTTCTATCTCTTCTCCGGTGCTGTGCAGGCCGGTTATATCTGGCTGGCCATTATCGGTGTGCTGAACAGCGCAGCGTCTGTGTACTATTACCTGCGTGTGATTGTGTACATGTACTTTAAGCCTGGCGAGGAAGAGTTTGACTGGTTCAATGTTACGGCACCTGTGGCCCTTGCGCTGGTTGTCTCTGCAGCCGGTTCATTGATCCCTGGAATCATTCCTTCCATGATCCTCCAGTTTGCTCAACAGGCCGTAAAGCTGATCTAG
- a CDS encoding NADH-quinone oxidoreductase subunit M, whose translation MSNILSVMTFLPIVGVLLLLFIPKGSNGALRSVALVTTVVTFIASLPILTGYQTNAEYQFVENVPWIAAGPFAMRYNIGIDGISLWLVILTTFIMPIAVLSTWTAVEDKVKEYMICLLILETAMLGAFISLDLFLFYIFWELMLIPMYFMIGIWGGKNRLYATVKFFIYTLVGSLLMLVALIYLYFLGTKTGITDFSLVHFFDLKIDPATQTWLFAAFALAFAIKVPMFPVHTWLPDAHTEAPTAGSVILAAIMLKMGTYGFIRFAMPLFPEATHQFTPLIATLAVIGIIYAALVAMVQEDVKKLVAYSSVAHLGFVMLGLFALNEQGVTGALLQNLNHGISTGALFLIVGFIYERRHTRLITDFGGLSKQMPIFAVIFMIVTLSSVALPGTNGFVGEFLILVGGFESSLRWWTIVASSGVIFAAVYMLWMFQRVMFGELDNPKNQALLDLNAREIAIMVPLLVMIFVLGVYPNPFIEKMTPSIKKVIAHTRIEPVTTAKVAVPAVAPAAETAPADHAAPVQPVTEPAAAKPAAH comes from the coding sequence ATGAGTAACATTCTGAGCGTGATGACCTTCCTGCCCATCGTGGGGGTACTTCTGCTGCTCTTCATCCCCAAGGGGAGCAATGGAGCACTGCGCAGTGTCGCCTTAGTGACCACGGTGGTCACATTTATAGCCAGTTTGCCAATTCTGACCGGCTATCAAACCAATGCAGAGTATCAGTTTGTTGAGAATGTACCCTGGATTGCCGCCGGGCCCTTTGCCATGCGCTACAATATCGGCATTGACGGTATCAGTCTCTGGCTGGTTATTCTTACAACCTTTATTATGCCTATTGCCGTACTCTCCACCTGGACTGCGGTTGAGGACAAGGTCAAGGAGTATATGATCTGCCTCCTGATCCTTGAAACGGCAATGCTGGGTGCGTTTATTTCATTGGATCTGTTCCTGTTCTACATCTTCTGGGAATTAATGCTGATCCCGATGTACTTCATGATCGGTATCTGGGGTGGCAAAAACCGGCTTTACGCAACAGTCAAGTTCTTCATCTACACCCTTGTCGGTTCGTTGCTGATGCTGGTGGCTCTGATCTATCTCTATTTCCTGGGTACCAAGACAGGCATTACCGATTTCAGTCTGGTTCACTTCTTTGATCTCAAGATCGACCCTGCAACACAGACCTGGCTGTTTGCCGCCTTTGCTCTGGCCTTTGCCATCAAGGTGCCTATGTTTCCGGTCCATACCTGGTTGCCTGATGCTCACACTGAGGCCCCGACTGCAGGTTCTGTAATCCTGGCCGCCATTATGCTGAAGATGGGTACCTACGGTTTTATCCGTTTTGCCATGCCGCTCTTCCCGGAGGCTACCCATCAGTTTACGCCGCTGATTGCGACACTTGCGGTGATCGGTATCATTTACGCTGCTTTGGTGGCAATGGTGCAGGAGGATGTAAAAAAGCTGGTTGCGTACTCATCGGTTGCTCACCTCGGTTTTGTGATGCTCGGCCTGTTTGCCCTCAACGAGCAGGGCGTTACTGGCGCGCTGCTGCAAAACCTGAATCACGGCATCTCAACCGGTGCACTGTTCCTTATCGTTGGCTTTATCTATGAGCGTCGTCACACCCGTCTTATCACGGATTTCGGTGGCCTCTCCAAGCAGATGCCGATCTTTGCTGTCATCTTTATGATCGTTACCCTGTCCTCAGTTGCACTTCCAGGTACGAACGGTTTCGTCGGCGAGTTCCTGATTCTGGTCGGTGGTTTCGAAAGCAGTCTGCGCTGGTGGACAATTGTTGCTTCAAGTGGTGTCATCTTTGCTGCCGTCTACATGCTCTGGATGTTCCAGCGTGTTATGTTTGGTGAATTGGATAATCCTAAAAACCAGGCGCTGCTTGATCTGAATGCGCGTGAAATTGCAATTATGGTTCCGTTGCTGGTTATGATTTTTGTGCTGGGCGTCTACCCCAACCCCTTCATCGAAAAGATGACTCCTTCAATTAAGAAGGTGATTGCCCATACCAGAATTGAGCCGGTCACTACTGCAAAGGTTGCCGTACCTGCGGTTGCGCCCGCTGCTGAAACTGCACCTGCTGACCATGCTGCACCGGTGCAGCCTGTAACTGAACCCGCCGCTGCCAAGCCTGCTGCCCACTAG
- the nuoL gene encoding NADH-quinone oxidoreductase subunit L, which produces MFDNVWLIPLFPLIGFLINGLLGKKIKNETVIGSIGALAVFASFIVSVMTFIKLIGLPSAERSVNVKIFTWMTAGTFNADIAFLIDPLSCLMLLVVTGIGTLIHIYSIGYMHGEEGFYRFFAYLNLFVFSMLLLVTGNNLLLMFVGWEGVGLCSYLLIGYYFHKKSAGDAGKKAFVMNRVGDFGFLLGTFTLFWWLGQNHGIWTIQFTELASNANLFPTGGVVTIITLCFFLGATGKSAQIPLYTWLPDAMEGPTPVSALIHAATMVTAGVYMIARMSYLFIRSPETMMTVAVIGACTAFFAATIGTAQNDIKRVLAYSTVSQLGYMFLAMGVGAFTAGVFHLMTHAFFKACLFLGSGAVIHSMHGALHHVHSHDDAQDMRNMGGLAKYMPMTYGTFLVATIAIAGIPGFSGFFSKDEILWQAFANPLHGGLNMLLWGLGACAALMTAFYMFRLVFMTFHGSCRIKPGAEKHLHESPMVIVFPLIVLAILSIVGGYIGLPKLIGDLFGGIPNYLEHYLEPVFANANAYIQAHTHHGHHSHALEWGLMGTSVVIAVVGISVAYLLYIASPEIPKKFTSAFPALHRAVYNKWYIDELYDFLIVNPCKALGRFLWKGFDVLVVDGIVNGVAHVVMAFGGVIRYMQTGQIYNYAWSMAFGVVVIIGYYLFK; this is translated from the coding sequence ATGTTCGACAATGTGTGGCTGATACCACTGTTTCCCCTGATCGGTTTCTTGATTAACGGTCTCTTGGGGAAAAAGATCAAGAACGAGACGGTCATTGGTAGCATCGGCGCTCTTGCCGTATTTGCTTCCTTCATCGTGTCGGTTATGACCTTCATCAAGCTGATCGGTCTACCGTCGGCAGAACGGTCAGTAAACGTCAAAATCTTCACCTGGATGACGGCAGGCACCTTTAATGCTGATATCGCCTTTCTGATCGACCCACTTTCTTGTCTGATGTTGTTGGTGGTCACCGGTATCGGTACCTTGATCCACATCTACTCCATTGGTTACATGCATGGCGAGGAAGGCTTTTATCGTTTCTTTGCGTACCTGAACCTGTTTGTGTTCTCCATGCTGCTGCTGGTGACTGGCAACAACCTGTTGCTGATGTTCGTTGGCTGGGAAGGTGTTGGTCTTTGTTCCTACCTGCTGATTGGCTACTACTTTCATAAGAAGTCTGCAGGTGACGCCGGCAAGAAGGCCTTTGTCATGAACCGGGTCGGCGACTTTGGCTTCCTGCTGGGTACTTTCACCCTGTTCTGGTGGCTGGGGCAGAACCACGGTATCTGGACCATCCAGTTTACCGAGCTGGCCAGTAATGCCAATCTGTTCCCTACCGGTGGCGTGGTAACCATTATCACCCTCTGTTTCTTCCTGGGGGCAACCGGTAAGTCGGCACAGATTCCGCTCTATACCTGGCTTCCGGACGCGATGGAAGGCCCGACACCGGTTTCCGCCCTGATCCATGCTGCTACCATGGTTACCGCTGGTGTGTACATGATTGCCCGGATGAGCTACCTGTTTATCCGCTCTCCTGAAACCATGATGACGGTTGCTGTGATCGGTGCCTGTACAGCCTTCTTTGCTGCAACCATCGGTACTGCACAGAACGATATCAAGCGGGTGCTGGCGTATTCAACGGTCTCACAGCTAGGTTACATGTTCCTTGCCATGGGTGTTGGCGCCTTTACTGCGGGTGTGTTTCACCTGATGACCCATGCGTTCTTCAAGGCCTGTCTGTTCCTTGGTTCCGGTGCTGTCATCCACTCCATGCATGGGGCACTGCATCATGTACATTCACATGATGACGCACAGGATATGCGCAACATGGGTGGGCTTGCCAAGTACATGCCCATGACTTACGGCACCTTCCTAGTTGCCACCATTGCCATTGCAGGTATCCCAGGTTTCTCCGGTTTCTTCTCCAAGGACGAGATCCTCTGGCAGGCCTTTGCCAACCCGCTGCATGGCGGCCTGAACATGCTGCTCTGGGGACTTGGTGCTTGTGCTGCACTGATGACCGCATTCTATATGTTCCGCCTGGTGTTCATGACCTTTCACGGCTCGTGCCGGATCAAGCCCGGGGCTGAAAAGCATCTGCACGAATCACCGATGGTTATTGTGTTTCCGTTGATTGTACTGGCAATTCTCTCCATTGTTGGTGGTTATATCGGTCTGCCAAAGCTGATCGGTGATCTGTTTGGCGGTATTCCCAACTATCTTGAGCACTACCTTGAGCCGGTATTTGCCAATGCCAATGCCTACATTCAGGCTCATACCCACCACGGACATCACAGCCATGCACTTGAGTGGGGTCTGATGGGCACCTCAGTGGTAATTGCTGTGGTTGGTATCAGCGTTGCTTATCTGCTTTACATCGCAAGTCCAGAAATCCCCAAGAAGTTTACCAGCGCATTCCCTGCTCTGCATCGCGCTGTCTATAACAAGTGGTACATTGACGAACTGTATGATTTCCTGATCGTCAACCCTTGTAAGGCTCTCGGCCGGTTCCTCTGGAAAGGCTTCGATGTTCTGGTTGTTGACGGTATTGTTAATGGTGTTGCCCACGTGGTTATGGCATTTGGTGGAGTTATCCGCTACATGCAAACCGGTCAGATCTACAATTATGCCTGGTCCATGGCCTTCGGCGTGGTTGTAATCATCGGCTACTACCTGTTCAAGTAA